A stretch of DNA from Insulibacter thermoxylanivorax:
CCGGGCACAGAAATATTCTCATATATACCAGAAAACAAACCCACGATACAAGTATATGGCAAGCTGAACATTGGAAGTAGAGAGGCAACCAGCGATATAGATAAGGTCTCTTTCAAATATGTGCAATTGGAAGAAAATAAATATTGGAAATATTGGAGCGGGATCATTGCATATGACGGTGCTGAACTAAACATAGTTAATACATTTATTCATCATGCAAAACATGGGCTATGGTTGAACGGCGAGTAACAGCTAACATACACAAGAGCGCGATCTCCTCCAACCATGATGCATCCATTATTATTCCACAATTTTCGTATAATGGCCTTAAATACTATAATGAACCTAGATTAGTGGTCACAGAAACAGGATTTTATGATCGCATTCTTGTGGATAATGCTGTATATGCCTCCATATATGACAGCTTCTTCGATAACACTTCCTTATATATTGTGCCGCCCAATGAAGGTGTAGATATAGGAGTATATCGATCTGAGTTTAAAAATTCTTATGGTGATTCAGAAGCTGCAGTCTACTTAAATGAATATGGGAAAGCATACCCTTATCTGGAATTAGTAGACACTAAGATTAGGCAGAGTAAGATTGGCCTGCAAACAACGGGAGGATGTTTACGCAAGCATTATAGGCGGGGGATTCTACCATAACGATGTAGCCATTCATGCAGGGGATTTTGGCGAAATTGACGTAGATGTATCCGTTGAGTTTATTGGGAATGGAACCAACATCAATATTGCTAAAGCAGGCTGGAAAACCCCATATTTTGTAGCCAAAGGTATCGTATTAGAGATCAGCGGGGATATTATATACTTAATACCAGATATGTTTGAGTTCGCTGGCGCTATTGCTCGCGGGGAGGTTACGTTTGAAACCTTAAAGGCTGCATTAGGGAATTTGTGGGACTCTTATGAGGACAGCTTTAATAATCTCAAGAATAATTATTCACGAGTGCTAAGCGGTCAAGCTACGAAGTTCGAAGCGGAGCAATATGGCAGAGAATTGGCTCTTGTAATCGAAGTAATATCGGTCGCTAAGGCTGCAGCGAAGATAGGATATAAAGGATTAAAGGGCATTGTTGACGATGTTGATAATTTAAAGAGAAGAGCTGTCCCTTGTAATTGTTTCGTAGCAGGTACCCTTGTTCTAACCGAAGAAGGGGAGAAACCTATCGAGGAAATTGAGGTTGGGGATAAGGTTCTCTCTAAGTCTGACCTGACCGGAGAGGTCGCATACAAAGAAGTAACAACTCTTTTCCAAAGACAAGCTGAGGAAATTTATTCGATCTATGTCGGAGATGAAATCATAGAAGTTACGGGAGAGCATCCGTTTTGGTTACATGATAAGGGTTGGACATTAGTTCAAGATTTACAAGTTGGCGACTTGCTCGTTTCGAGTGATGGAACTATATTAGTAATAGATCAAATTGAAAAAGAGTTACGACAAGAGACGGTTTATAATTTTGAGGTCAAAGATTATTCATCATATTTTGTTTCAAAAGATGGAGTTTGGGTACACAATTCAGATGAGTGCGCAGTCCCAGTTCCTAAAAATCGAAACGGGCTTAGAAGAGCTATGGGAGAAAAGCCGTACGATAATGCCCTTGCGCATCATGGATTGCCTTGGAAATATCGTGAATGGTTTGCTAAACGAGGGCTTGATGTAAATGATCCGCAATTCGGCTCTTGGGTACGCGGCTTACAGTTCATTCTAGCAAAAAAAAATACTAAGAAGGGAGACCCTCTCACGCAGCTTTAATCAGAAAAACCGTAGCCGTTATATGGCTACGGTTTTATCCATCTCCATGAGTAGGCGGCTCTGAAAAAAAGGCAAGGATCCCTGGCGGGGATCCGCAGGCTTTTTTTCTACCCCTATATAGCATCACGAATAAACAGTACGATGGCCTTAATAACCCTGTACAAAAAAATGATGCAGCTGATCCCAAACGTGATATAAAGACCTAAATATGCATAATCTTCTACATTTGTATAGCCAAGGTTGAAATAGTCTGGAACAGGAGTATCAGGTTTGATATCTGTAAAAAAATTAATGTAAATGATCACAGCTATATATAAAAATACCCAAATAAATCCCGTCCACTTTAAAATGCGATAAAGCGGTTTGGCTAGTACGAGCAATAGATAAATACATAAGATATATGGCAATAATACTAATTGGACAATAGGCATCATTATCATCACAATATCTAATAAGTGTAGTTACTTAATTATAATCGATTTTACTAGAAACATCTATAGTTTATTGTAAAAATATGAAATAATTAAGTAAATTCAATCAATTCAGAGATCGGAGGTAATGGTGATGGATCGTGAATTAATAATCGAAAGAATTATGAATGATTTGAACGTAAAACGTGAGATTGCAAATGTCTATTACAGTGATTTAGAGAAATTACCTATTGATCTAAAAGAGAAGTTAATAGATTACTTAAAAACAGGAATAATTCCTGATTGCTCAGAATCCGGAGTAAGTATAAATGACATATTATCGAAAGGTGGAACAAGTATATATACAGCATTTTTACATTTGAATTCATTCAGAAATAATCCACATTTGGCGGAATCATTTATGAAACTTAAAGTTAGATTTAGGTGATCAGTAAAATGTCAATACTTAACCGATTAATAAGAGATGATAGTTCGAGTGTAAGAAAGTATCCTGATATACTACATTCAAAGAAATGGAGTATATCATCGATTAATGAAAGAAAAAAAGCATTAGAACAATTAGAACATGATATGGCTAGGAAGCAAGGTAGAGAACCAGTAAAGATTGTATATAAACCTAAATTTCGAAAGTAACATGCTCTAAAAACATGAAAAGTGCCCCGAAACTTTGGTAGAATGGTGTTTACCTACA
This window harbors:
- a CDS encoding polymorphic toxin-type HINT domain-containing protein produces the protein MACKQREDVYASIIGGGFYHNDVAIHAGDFGEIDVDVSVEFIGNGTNINIAKAGWKTPYFVAKGIVLEISGDIIYLIPDMFEFAGAIARGEVTFETLKAALGNLWDSYEDSFNNLKNNYSRVLSGQATKFEAEQYGRELALVIEVISVAKAAAKIGYKGLKGIVDDVDNLKRRAVPCNCFVAGTLVLTEEGEKPIEEIEVGDKVLSKSDLTGEVAYKEVTTLFQRQAEEIYSIYVGDEIIEVTGEHPFWLHDKGWTLVQDLQVGDLLVSSDGTILVIDQIEKELRQETVYNFEVKDYSSYFVSKDGVWVHNSDECAVPVPKNRNGLRRAMGEKPYDNALAHHGLPWKYREWFAKRGLDVNDPQFGSWVRGLQFILAKKNTKKGDPLTQL